A stretch of Amycolatopsis balhimycina FH 1894 DNA encodes these proteins:
- a CDS encoding VOC family protein, producing MAFGPSSTPSPVPAGIPCWIELACREQAVAEGFYGALFGWDYTTQRDPATSDGRYAIATLNNLPVGGLYRAAQGSPLGWMPHISVPHTASAAEWVEHLGGRITLGPVPLPDRGTILHAFDACGAPVVFWEVPPNWEFVTGIPNTFSGADLNTHDGVAADHFYTKLFTYASHQIGDGEALDYVEWLIEHEPVLYRYVMGSEYSLDTPPHWLVYFDIDPARGVDAVAGESLMHGGTVVIQPYDTPFGRMSILADPEGAVFAVIDHSRIAEGWGRAEVDDPYDD from the coding sequence ATGGCATTCGGCCCGTCCAGTACCCCGTCCCCGGTCCCGGCCGGAATCCCGTGCTGGATCGAGCTGGCCTGCCGGGAGCAGGCCGTGGCGGAGGGATTCTACGGTGCCCTCTTCGGCTGGGACTACACCACTCAGCGGGACCCGGCGACGTCCGACGGGCGCTACGCCATCGCGACCCTCAACAACCTCCCGGTCGGCGGGCTCTACCGCGCCGCGCAGGGCTCCCCGCTGGGCTGGATGCCGCACATTTCGGTCCCCCACACCGCGAGCGCGGCCGAATGGGTGGAGCACCTCGGCGGGCGGATCACCCTCGGGCCGGTGCCACTCCCGGACCGCGGCACGATCCTGCACGCCTTCGACGCGTGCGGCGCGCCGGTGGTGTTCTGGGAGGTGCCGCCGAACTGGGAGTTCGTCACCGGGATCCCCAACACCTTCAGCGGCGCGGACCTCAACACCCACGACGGCGTCGCGGCGGATCACTTCTACACCAAGCTGTTCACGTACGCGAGCCACCAGATCGGCGACGGCGAGGCCCTCGACTACGTCGAATGGCTCATCGAACACGAGCCGGTGCTGTACCGGTACGTGATGGGGTCGGAGTACAGCCTCGATACCCCGCCGCACTGGCTCGTGTACTTCGACATCGACCCGGCCCGCGGCGTCGACGCGGTCGCCGGGGAATCGCTCATGCACGGCGGCACCGTGGTGATCCAGCCCTACGACACGCCGTTCGGCCGGATGTCGATCCTCGCCGACCCCGAGGGCGCGGTCTTCGCGGTGATCGACCACTCGCGCATCGCCGAAGGCTGGGGCCGCGCGGAGGTCGACGACCCGTACGACGACTAG
- a CDS encoding phosphatidate cytidylyltransferase — MPSVKGTAAGVSAAAEPASEAKKASKAGRNLPAAIGVALLLGAAIIVSLLTVRFLFIGIIAIAIAVGTFEFAGVLRRVADTRVAMIPVLVGGQAMIWLAWPFGREGALTAFVLTVLACLLWRLPGGAKGYLRDISASTFAAAYLPLFGAFAAMLVPPQDGVGRVLTFLIGVVASDTGGYIAGVLGGKHPMAPTISPKKTWEGFAGSVIGGVVAGALTLSLLLDGHVWQGVIFGVAIVLTATLGDLVESLIKRDLGVKDMGTLLPGHGGIMDRLDSLLPSAVVSWLLLSAFVPV; from the coding sequence ATGCCTTCCGTGAAGGGCACCGCGGCCGGAGTTTCGGCGGCCGCGGAACCGGCGTCGGAGGCCAAGAAGGCATCCAAGGCCGGCCGGAACCTGCCCGCGGCCATCGGCGTTGCGCTGCTGCTCGGCGCCGCGATCATCGTTTCCCTGCTCACCGTGCGCTTCCTGTTCATCGGGATCATCGCGATCGCGATCGCGGTCGGCACCTTCGAATTCGCCGGGGTGCTGCGCCGGGTCGCCGACACCCGGGTCGCGATGATCCCGGTGCTCGTCGGCGGGCAGGCGATGATCTGGCTCGCCTGGCCGTTCGGCCGGGAAGGTGCGCTCACCGCCTTCGTCCTCACCGTCCTCGCCTGCCTGCTGTGGCGCTTGCCCGGCGGGGCGAAGGGCTACCTGCGCGACATCAGCGCGTCCACCTTCGCTGCCGCCTATCTACCGCTGTTCGGCGCGTTCGCGGCGATGCTCGTCCCGCCGCAGGACGGCGTCGGGCGCGTCCTGACCTTCCTGATCGGCGTCGTCGCCTCGGACACCGGTGGCTACATCGCCGGCGTGCTCGGCGGCAAGCACCCGATGGCGCCCACCATCAGCCCGAAGAAGACCTGGGAAGGCTTCGCGGGTTCGGTGATCGGCGGCGTCGTCGCCGGCGCGCTGACGCTGAGTCTCCTCCTGGACGGCCACGTCTGGCAGGGCGTGATCTTCGGTGTCGCGATCGTGCTGACCGCGACCCTGGGCGACCTCGTCGAGTCGCTGATCAAGCGCGACCTCGGCGTCAAGGACATGGGCACGCTGCTGCCCGGGCACGGCGGGATCATGGACCGCCTCGACTCGCTGCTGCCTTCGGCCGTCGTGTCCTGGCTGCTGCTTTCGGCGTTCGTGCCGGTCTAG
- the frr gene encoding ribosome recycling factor has protein sequence MIDETLLDAEEKMEKAVSVAKDDLTSVRTGRATPSMFSRIVVEYYGAPTPLNQLASVNVPEARMALIKPYDQTQLVAIEKAIRESDLGVNPSNDGNVIRIVIPQLTEERRKEMVKVAKSKGEDARVTIRSIRRKAKEELDRIGKDGEAGEDEVVRAEKELQNLTDTYSHKVDELVKHKEAELLEV, from the coding sequence GTGATCGACGAGACCCTCCTCGATGCCGAGGAGAAGATGGAAAAAGCGGTGTCCGTCGCCAAGGATGATCTGACGTCGGTGCGCACCGGCCGGGCCACCCCGTCGATGTTCTCGCGCATCGTGGTCGAGTACTACGGCGCGCCGACCCCGCTGAACCAGCTGGCCAGCGTGAACGTGCCGGAGGCGCGGATGGCGCTGATCAAGCCGTACGACCAGACCCAGCTCGTCGCGATCGAAAAGGCCATCCGCGAGTCCGACCTCGGGGTCAACCCGAGCAACGACGGCAATGTGATCCGGATCGTCATCCCGCAGCTCACCGAGGAGCGGCGCAAGGAGATGGTCAAGGTCGCCAAGAGCAAGGGTGAGGATGCGCGGGTGACCATTCGCAGCATCCGCCGCAAGGCCAAGGAAGAGCTCGACCGCATCGGCAAGGACGGCGAAGCGGGCGAAGACGAGGTCGTGCGCGCGGAAAAGGAGTTGCAGAACCTCACCGACACGTACTCGCACAAGGTCGACGAGCTGGTCAAGCACAAGGAAGCCGAGCTGCTCGAGGTCTGA
- the tsf gene encoding translation elongation factor Ts encodes MANYTAADVKRLREMTGAGMMDCKKALEENAGDFDKAVEFLRIKGAKDVGKRAERATAEGLVTGDGGVLIELDSETDFVAKNADFQALAAKIVEVAKTLKTSDVEALKGAELDGKTVNEVVQEMSARIGEKLELRRVVAFEGQTATYLHRRGSDLPPAVGVLVEFTGDDAEAARGAAMQVAALRAKYLTRDEVPAEIVENERSIAEKTAREEGKPEQAMSKIIEGKVNAYYKDNVLLEQPSVKDNKKTVKALLDEAGVTLTKFARFEVGQA; translated from the coding sequence ATGGCGAACTACACCGCCGCTGACGTGAAGCGCCTGCGCGAGATGACCGGCGCCGGCATGATGGACTGCAAGAAGGCCCTCGAGGAGAACGCCGGCGACTTCGACAAGGCCGTCGAGTTCCTCCGCATCAAGGGTGCCAAGGACGTCGGCAAGCGCGCCGAGCGCGCCACCGCCGAGGGCCTGGTCACCGGTGACGGCGGCGTCCTCATCGAGCTCGACTCCGAGACCGACTTCGTCGCGAAGAACGCCGACTTCCAGGCGCTCGCCGCGAAGATCGTCGAGGTCGCGAAGACCCTCAAGACCTCCGACGTCGAGGCGCTCAAGGGTGCCGAGCTCGACGGCAAGACCGTCAACGAGGTCGTCCAGGAGATGTCGGCCCGCATCGGCGAGAAGCTCGAGCTGCGCCGCGTCGTGGCCTTCGAGGGCCAGACGGCGACCTACCTGCACCGCCGCGGCTCCGACCTGCCGCCGGCCGTCGGCGTGCTCGTCGAGTTCACCGGTGACGACGCCGAGGCCGCCCGCGGGGCAGCCATGCAGGTCGCCGCGCTGCGCGCGAAGTACCTGACCCGCGACGAGGTGCCCGCCGAGATCGTCGAGAACGAGCGCTCCATCGCCGAGAAGACCGCTCGTGAAGAGGGCAAGCCCGAGCAGGCCATGTCGAAGATCATCGAGGGCAAGGTCAACGCCTACTACAAGGACAACGTCCTGCTCGAGCAGCCGTCGGTCAAGGACAACAAGAAGACCGTCAAGGCCCTGCTCGACGAGGCCGGCGTGACGCTGACCAAGTTCGCGCGCTTCGAGGTCGGCCAGGCCTGA
- the rpsB gene encoding 30S ribosomal protein S2 — protein MAVVTMKQLLDSGVHFGHQTRRWNPKMKRYIFTERNGIYIIDLQQTLTYIDRAFEFIKETVAHGGTIMFVGTKKQAQEAIANEAARVGMPYVNQRWLGGMLTNFQTVHKRLLRLKELESREQTGGFEGLTKREILTLTREKDKLEKTLGGIRDMAKVPSAVWIVDTKKEHIAVGEARKLNIPVVAILDTNCDPDEVDYPIPGNDDAIRSAALLTKVVAEAAAAGLMARSSRNGASADSKPEPGVAADEPLAEWEKELLAGSETAAADATEAAAAVEAAPAEAAPVEAAPEQATASS, from the coding sequence ATGGCCGTCGTCACCATGAAGCAGCTGCTCGACAGCGGCGTGCACTTCGGGCACCAGACCCGTCGGTGGAACCCGAAGATGAAGCGCTACATCTTCACCGAGCGCAACGGCATCTACATCATCGACCTGCAGCAGACGCTGACCTACATCGACCGTGCCTTCGAGTTCATCAAGGAAACCGTCGCGCACGGTGGCACGATCATGTTCGTCGGCACCAAGAAGCAGGCGCAGGAAGCCATCGCCAACGAGGCCGCGCGCGTGGGCATGCCCTACGTCAACCAGCGCTGGCTCGGCGGCATGCTGACCAACTTCCAGACCGTGCACAAGCGTCTCCTCCGCCTCAAGGAGCTCGAGTCGCGGGAGCAGACCGGCGGCTTCGAAGGTCTCACCAAGCGCGAGATCCTGACGCTGACCCGCGAGAAGGACAAGCTCGAGAAGACCCTCGGCGGTATCCGCGACATGGCGAAGGTGCCGAGCGCGGTGTGGATCGTCGACACGAAGAAGGAGCACATCGCCGTCGGCGAGGCTCGCAAGCTGAACATCCCGGTCGTCGCGATCCTGGACACCAACTGCGACCCGGACGAGGTCGACTACCCGATTCCGGGCAACGACGACGCGATCCGCTCGGCCGCGCTGCTGACCAAGGTCGTAGCCGAGGCCGCGGCCGCCGGTTTGATGGCGCGCTCCAGCCGCAACGGTGCTTCGGCCGACTCCAAGCCGGAGCCGGGCGTCGCCGCGGACGAGCCGCTGGCCGAGTGGGAGAAGGAGCTGCTCGCCGGCTCCGAGACCGCCGCCGCCGACGCGACCGAAGCCGCCGCTGCCGTCGAGGCGGCCCCGGCCGAGGCGGCCCCGGTCGAGGCCGCTCCCGAGCAGGCGACCGCCTCCTCCTGA
- a CDS encoding tyrosine recombinase XerC: MPSPRSGRPRRPDLRALRTALPGPVQAVVTGYERHLGLERGLSAHTVRAYVGDAVSLLGFVVDGGGGLAELDLARLRAWLAVQQSGGASRTTLARRAASARTFTAWAHRTGVLATDPGGRLAAPRAHRTLPGVLRAGQAEEVMRASAAGAAQRDPVALRDRAMVELLYATGIRVSELCGLDVGGADFSRRVVTVLGKGGKERVVPFGVPAAEALAGWIDEGRAKIVAESGGDSAESALFLGVRGKRVDPRTVRRVVHDAVTAVPGAADMGPHGLRHSAATHLLEGGADLRSVQELLGHATLATTQLYTHVTVDRLKAIHDRAHPRA, from the coding sequence ATGCCGTCACCACGCTCCGGCCGGCCCCGCCGACCCGACCTGCGCGCGCTCCGGACCGCGCTGCCCGGGCCCGTGCAGGCCGTCGTCACCGGCTACGAACGGCACCTCGGGCTCGAACGTGGCTTGTCCGCGCACACCGTCCGCGCGTACGTCGGCGATGCGGTCTCGTTGCTCGGGTTCGTCGTGGACGGCGGGGGCGGGCTCGCGGAACTGGACCTCGCGCGGCTGCGGGCGTGGCTCGCCGTGCAGCAGTCCGGCGGGGCGAGCCGCACGACGCTCGCCCGGCGGGCCGCCTCGGCCCGGACCTTCACCGCCTGGGCGCACCGCACCGGCGTGCTGGCCACCGATCCGGGCGGACGGCTCGCCGCTCCGCGGGCGCACCGCACCCTGCCCGGGGTACTGCGCGCCGGGCAGGCGGAAGAGGTCATGCGGGCGTCGGCGGCCGGGGCGGCGCAACGGGATCCGGTCGCCCTGCGTGATCGCGCGATGGTCGAGCTCCTCTACGCGACCGGGATCCGCGTGTCCGAGTTGTGCGGACTGGACGTCGGCGGCGCCGACTTCTCCCGTCGTGTCGTGACGGTGCTCGGCAAGGGCGGCAAGGAACGCGTGGTCCCGTTCGGCGTTCCGGCGGCAGAGGCGCTGGCCGGCTGGATCGACGAGGGGCGGGCGAAGATCGTCGCGGAATCCGGAGGTGACAGCGCCGAATCCGCACTTTTCCTCGGTGTGCGGGGCAAACGTGTCGACCCGAGGACGGTGCGGCGCGTGGTCCACGACGCCGTCACGGCGGTGCCCGGAGCGGCCGACATGGGGCCTCACGGCCTGCGCCATTCGGCCGCCACGCATCTGCTGGAAGGGGGTGCCGATCTCAGGAGCGTTCAGGAACTGCTTGGTCACGCTACGCTTGCCACGACGCAGCTCTACACTCATGTGACCGTCGACCGGTTGAAAGCGATCCATGACCGAGCGCACCCCAGGGCCTGA
- a CDS encoding M23 family metallopeptidase, translating into MPRTSEPAPALGLSPTEPAGQWSTALMAAPDWLPSVAGAPWTGGARAAPQPRLSWPLSPVPVVMKYFDAPETPYGAGHRGVDLAAVPGQEVLAADAGVVVFAGVVAGRPVISVDHDGGLRTTYEPVAPQVGVGAQVYRGQVLGTVLAGHPGCLVAACLHWGVRRGEEYVDPLALTGEVGEYRLKPWGGGP; encoded by the coding sequence TTGCCCCGGACGAGCGAGCCGGCACCGGCCCTCGGCCTCTCGCCGACCGAACCGGCCGGGCAATGGTCCACCGCGCTCATGGCCGCGCCGGACTGGCTGCCCTCGGTCGCGGGCGCCCCCTGGACAGGCGGCGCCCGAGCCGCACCGCAACCGCGGCTGTCCTGGCCCTTGTCACCCGTTCCGGTGGTCATGAAGTACTTCGACGCCCCCGAAACGCCCTATGGCGCGGGGCACCGAGGGGTCGATCTGGCCGCCGTGCCCGGGCAGGAAGTACTGGCCGCGGACGCGGGCGTGGTCGTGTTCGCCGGGGTGGTGGCCGGGCGGCCCGTCATCTCCGTCGACCACGACGGCGGGCTCCGCACCACCTACGAGCCCGTCGCGCCGCAGGTGGGCGTGGGTGCGCAGGTCTACCGGGGCCAGGTGCTCGGCACCGTCCTCGCCGGGCACCCCGGCTGCCTGGTGGCGGCCTGCCTGCACTGGGGCGTGCGGCGGGGCGAGGAGTACGTCGATCCCCTGGCGCTGACCGGCGAGGTCGGTGAATACCGGCTCAAGCCGTGGGGAGGTGGTCCGTGA
- the pyrH gene encoding UMP kinase gives MGDRVEGGYRRVLLKLGGEMFGGGSIGVDPDVVHSVAQQIADVARTGVQVAVVIGGGNYFRGAELSQRGMDRDRADYMAMLGTVMNCLALQDFLEKEGLPTRVQTAITMGQVAEPYIPRRAERHLEKGRVVIFGAGVGMPYFSTDTAAAQRALELGCEAVLMAKAVDGVYTADPKADPTAEMFREITHREVLERDLKVADATAFSLCMDNNMPIIVFNLLTEGNIARAVSGERIGTLVSTPTAGVPA, from the coding sequence ATGGGTGACCGGGTCGAAGGTGGCTACCGGCGGGTGCTGCTGAAACTGGGCGGCGAGATGTTCGGCGGTGGTTCTATCGGCGTCGATCCGGATGTCGTCCACTCGGTCGCGCAGCAGATCGCCGACGTCGCCCGCACCGGCGTCCAGGTCGCGGTCGTGATCGGCGGCGGCAACTACTTCCGCGGCGCGGAGCTGTCGCAGCGCGGCATGGACCGCGACCGCGCCGACTACATGGCGATGCTGGGCACCGTGATGAACTGCCTCGCGCTGCAGGACTTCCTGGAGAAGGAAGGCCTGCCCACGCGCGTGCAGACCGCCATCACGATGGGCCAGGTCGCCGAGCCCTACATCCCGCGCCGCGCCGAGCGGCACCTGGAGAAGGGCCGCGTCGTGATCTTCGGCGCCGGGGTCGGCATGCCGTACTTCTCGACCGACACCGCGGCCGCGCAGCGGGCGCTCGAGCTGGGCTGCGAGGCCGTGCTGATGGCGAAGGCCGTCGACGGCGTCTACACCGCGGACCCGAAGGCCGACCCCACCGCCGAGATGTTCCGCGAGATCACCCACCGCGAGGTGCTGGAGCGGGACCTCAAGGTCGCCGACGCGACGGCGTTCAGCCTCTGCATGGACAACAACATGCCGATCATCGTGTTCAACCTGCTCACCGAGGGGAACATCGCTCGCGCGGTGAGTGGTGAAAGAATCGGCACGTTGGTCAGCACCCCGACTGCCGGGGTGCCGGCCTAG
- a CDS encoding FliA/WhiG family RNA polymerase sigma factor translates to MTAGPHVTDAAGVTTHGEAAAPAETRAGYDVDAGIAALWQQFADSPDQASRDRLVLHYAPLVKYVAGRVGTGLPTHIDVGDLVQSGIFGLVDAIEKFDPERGLRFETYAMQRIRGAILDDLRSQDWVPRAVRSKAKEAERAMERLGARLHRTPTDAELAAELGIGLDDLRDFYGQLQLTSVVALEDLVAAGKDSGSLVDTLPDDDAVDPVAVLVDQDNRRQLAQAIAQLSERDKIVVSLYYFESLTLAEIGKVLGVTESRVSQLHTRAVMRLRAKLVEQTGS, encoded by the coding sequence ATGACCGCAGGACCGCACGTGACCGATGCCGCCGGAGTGACCACTCACGGTGAGGCCGCCGCGCCCGCGGAAACCCGCGCCGGCTACGACGTCGACGCCGGGATCGCGGCGCTGTGGCAGCAGTTCGCCGACAGCCCCGACCAGGCGTCGCGCGATCGGCTCGTGCTGCACTACGCCCCGCTGGTCAAGTACGTCGCCGGCCGGGTCGGCACCGGGCTGCCGACCCACATCGACGTCGGTGATCTCGTCCAGTCCGGCATCTTCGGGCTCGTCGACGCCATCGAGAAGTTCGACCCCGAGCGCGGCCTGCGCTTCGAGACCTACGCGATGCAGCGCATCCGCGGCGCGATCCTCGACGACCTCCGTTCCCAGGACTGGGTTCCGCGCGCCGTCCGCAGCAAGGCCAAGGAAGCCGAGCGCGCGATGGAACGCCTCGGCGCCCGCCTGCACCGCACCCCGACCGACGCCGAGCTCGCCGCCGAACTCGGCATCGGCCTCGACGACCTGCGCGACTTCTACGGCCAGCTGCAGCTCACCAGCGTCGTCGCGCTGGAGGACCTGGTCGCCGCGGGCAAGGACAGCGGCTCGCTGGTCGACACGCTGCCCGACGACGACGCCGTCGACCCGGTCGCGGTGCTCGTCGACCAGGACAACCGGCGCCAGCTCGCGCAGGCCATCGCGCAGCTCAGCGAGCGCGACAAGATCGTGGTCAGCCTCTACTACTTCGAGAGCCTGACCCTCGCCGAGATCGGCAAGGTCCTCGGCGTCACCGAGTCGCGGGTCAGCCAGCTGCACACGCGGGCGGTCATGCGGCTGCGCGCCAAGCTGGTCGAGCAGACCGGCAGCTGA